The Panicum virgatum strain AP13 chromosome 3N, P.virgatum_v5, whole genome shotgun sequence genome includes the window tgCCTGGGCATCCATGGATCCCCCCCTCAGCCCCCCCCCCTCTAATTTTTAGCCACCATGGATGAGCAATGGAGATGCTGGAGGTAGAAGAAGACTCTTTCTTCGTGACATGGGCCAAAACAACCAACCAGCCCAGCTGCCCAGGCCGACTGGCCCAAATCGCGCCTCGTTGACCTGCCCAAATGGCGCCCCGATGGCCCATTTAGGATTCAGCCCACCCACCACTGGTTTTCCCCAATCGAAATCCTTGGAGGCGAAGACAGGAGGCTGGCTCGGGCGCTCGGCTGCTCACGAGCGGACGGCAAGGCGGCACCCGTGCGGAAGACaaccaggggcggcggcggtgggagacCGGTGGGCGGGGCGGGGGCTGCTCTGCGACAGGTAGCCAGGCAGGGGCTCGGTTGGCCGCTCGGCTGCGCATCCGCGCAGCCGCAGGGACCCGCGGTCCCGGTCTGCGGGGGCGGAGGGGCGTCCCGGCATGGCCGCGGCCCTCGGGCGGCCGGGCGCTCCGGACTCCGGAGCAGGGGCGGAGGGCGGATGGACCGGCGGTCCGGCGTAGTCGGAGCCGCGGAGGCTCGGTGTTCGGCATGACAAGATGCGGCACGCAGCGCCGCGGCCGTCCAGGTATGGAACTTAAACTTTCTGACCTCAAATCCCCAATTCCATGTTATCACATGAAACTACTGTAGACTATCACGTTGATATAGTTTGGGAATATGACATGTGTTGATGAGTTAGTGTATTGTGGTCAGCCCCCCTATATTTTTttcctggatccgcccctgcatGATAGAATTAAAGAGTGGGAAGGAAGGGGATTGGTAGAGGGAGGAGAAAGGTCATTGAAGGAATTTATTTTGTAACCACCACTACAAAATTATGCATTGGGAACTATAGTTTCTTATGTGGTGTCTATGTGATATGACATATCATAGACACTACTAATTTCTTggttgggactgcccttagAAATAAGTAGGATTGCATTCTTTTTTAGTGGGAGAGGTTGGCACCACGCCCTTTGTTTTCACACTTGACCATGCATAGTAGTGATAAGTAGTTACTTAGAAACAAGTACTAACATACATGTAGGTAGGTATGAAACTCTCTGCACTTCCGGGAAGTTTAATTTAGTGGCTTCATTATTTATGGACACatatttagattttatttagacCTAGCATAATAGGTAGTTCCTTCTTGACCAATGTGCATGCTAGTATATATTGCCTGCGCAGCGGCTGTTCTTAACGCACGGCTTCAAGAGCAATGCAATAGGTTTaatttctcctcctcctcgtcgtcgtcgtcagtcATGAATTGAAGAACCTTCTGCATTTGATGCCGATCGAGCCATGTTGTCCACCATTGTCCCCTCTCATGAACCTCCTGTCAGGCAACAACCCTCTCTTGCCACCACTGCGGCTCCCTACGTAGTGGAGGACTGCCTCGGCTTGGTACAGGTGCTCAGCGACGGCACCGTCCTCCGCTTCCCACCGCCGCCTTTCCCCGCTGGCGCCGCCTGCGACGATGGCCGGGTGGAGTGGCGGGACGCCGTGTACGACGCCGACAACAACCTCGGCGTGCGAATGtaccggcctcgccgccgcgtagCGGCTGATAACAagggggcggcggggcgcaaGAAGACGAAGCTGCCCGTGCTCGTGTACTTCCCCGGCGGGGGCTTCTGCTTCGGCTCCTACTCCTACCCCAAGAACCACGCCCTGTGCCTCCGCATGGCCGCCGAGCTCCCCGCCGTGGTGTGCTCCTTCGACCACCGCCTctcgccggagcaccgcctccccgccgccttcGAGGACGCCGAGGCCGCGCTCCTCTGGCTGCCCGGCCAAGTCCTCCGCAACCCGTGGCTCGCCGGCAGCGCCGACCCGCGCCGGGTGTTCGTGTCCGGCACGTCCTCCGGCGCCTGCGTCGCGCACCAGATGGCAGTCCGGTTCGGCACCTCGGGGCTCCATCCCCTGAAGATCGCCGGGTACATCCTCCTGATGCCCTACTTCCTGTCGGAGGAACCGACCCTATCGGAGCTGAGCACGCCGGCGACCGCCTTGCTGAGCCGGGAGCGGAGCGACAGGTACGTCCGCCTGGCGATGCCGGCGGGGTGGAACAAGGATCATCCGCTGGTGAACCCGTTCGGGCCGTGCAGCCCTAGCCTGGCGTCGGCCGACGTCGGGCGCGTGCTCGTCGTCGCGGCGGAACGCGACCTGGTCAGGGACAAGAACCTCGAGTACGCTGAGAGGATGAAGGCGTTGGGGAAGGACGTGCGCCTGACCGTGTTCCCAGGGCAGGAGCACGCCTTCTGCGCCATCAAACCACTCTCCGCGGCCGCCGATGAGGTCATTCGTCTCATCAAACGCTTCATTATTTAGAGATGAAGAATTCGATCACGACACGAAGCGATCATTCGTCTGAATTTTTAGTTTGGAGATCATTTGCTCATGAGTGCAGAGTACGTTTCTTGTATAAAAAGTTTCTTGTATAAGATTTTATCTAGCAAAGAATGCGATTGTAGCCTCTGGAATAGCTTGTGGGACTCAGTTAAGTTTGTTATTTTCTTCAACGTTTTTAGTGTGAGTAATTACAATCTGCAAGCTCAGCGAACTCGTCCCTAATAATTAGGGGTGTTCAAGTCATTGTTCTTCATCACTAGCTAAGCCTTCTAAAATTCCACAGGattgcattctttttagcaaGGGGAGCAGATAGATTGATTATATGCGTAAAGCTATCCATGAACACATGGTATACATGGATTGTCGAACGAACGAACTATCAAACCGCTTTCGAACATTTCACTAAAGATTGGATTTTCAATTTGCAATTCGTAAAAACGACTTCGATCTCAAGGtccaaaaatatttcaaaataaaaatataggaAGTTTCATAGGTAATTAGTGGAATACAATTTTAATCATTGAACGACTTCTCAAGGTCGTCGTCGTATAATATTATTGAAGGAAGACTTGACAACGTGATGGGATGGTCGATGGGATGCTGGCCGTGCGCTTACATGCATGTGGTTCATTGGGATGATCAACCTCGCATGTGGTTATCTGGATTGGCGTGGAACTCGAGCAAGCATGTTGTTGGTATTCAAAAGATTATTATGAGAAAGACCGAAACAAAAAGACTATGGGATGAAGTCTGTTAAAATAtaatatacacacacatatatatataaagtatTGTTTTCGTTCACAGCTTGGGAATGGAAATAAGATTGGAGCGCCTGTAATAGTGTATGAACAATCACGACGAGATGGACAGTCAAGTCAAACAAAGAATTTAGTAGCAGATGCAGCCGAACGTGTTGACAGATAATTAGAGGGTTCTTTAATGGATAGCTACTTAGTTAATTATGGAGGGTAGAGCTGTAGTTGGGCAATTAATGATACTTAGAGATGGCTGATGCGCCAGACAGGCTTGTTACGActcatttttttgaaaagaaacccAGCATCCAGGGCTGGCTCTGACTTTGGCTCTGACTTTTTGGTGGTCACATTaataagagaaaaataaaaaaattaaaattacccgtcactgccattataataaaaattagcctaaaatacctctatgcctaattaaaaaaCACCCGccaatgtcattatgaaaaattaaatataaaatatcatttagctatgtatcagttacaaacatatactattaataaaaattaaagctaacaacaatcaatcaaaataaaataaaaataagaataattatatgcataatattattaaagctcaacaaatcaaattgttattataggtagatcatatttgaattgttttaaccaacaataagatatAATTTACGAGAACAGGGTGATatatggtaaaaaatagtataatttttaagTAAAGATACAACGATATGcaaatatttgaattttcaatactagctagccgcgcaaatgcgcggacTATACGCCAAGTTTac containing:
- the LOC120667196 gene encoding probable carboxylesterase 15, translating into MLSTIVPSHEPPVRQQPSLATTAAPYVVEDCLGLVQVLSDGTVLRFPPPPFPAGAACDDGRVEWRDAVYDADNNLGVRMYRPRRRVAADNKGAAGRKKTKLPVLVYFPGGGFCFGSYSYPKNHALCLRMAAELPAVVCSFDHRLSPEHRLPAAFEDAEAALLWLPGQVLRNPWLAGSADPRRVFVSGTSSGACVAHQMAVRFGTSGLHPLKIAGYILLMPYFLSEEPTLSELSTPATALLSRERSDRYVRLAMPAGWNKDHPLVNPFGPCSPSLASADVGRVLVVAAERDLVRDKNLEYAERMKALGKDVRLTVFPGQEHAFCAIKPLSAAADEVIRLIKRFII